The region ATACGCCTGCCTGCGAGCACTATGTATGCTGTTTTTCACATACATTCGGCCACACGCCTGCCAGTGAGTACTATGTATGCTGTTTTCCACATACATTCGGCCATACGTCTGCCTGCGAGCACTATGTATGCTGTTTTCCACATACATTCGGCCATACGCCTGCCTGCGAGCACAATGTATGCTGTTTTTCACATACATTCAGCAACCAAGTCACTCTAAGAGTTATTCATCTACTTTCAACATATCCCGCTCCACAATTACCTTCCATTATAGCATAACTATAGCACAACCCCGCTCGGCCATTGAACGTTGGCAGGATGCTCACTCTTCATACATGGCTTGCAATATATTCGCCCACCAGCCTGCCGGACAAGGACACCACAGGGGTTCCACCGCCCGGATGCGTGGTTCCGCCCACATACCACAGTCCCTTAACATCGCTGGAACGGTTGCCCGGGCGGGAAAAGGTCTGCTTCACCGTATTGGAGGATATCCCGTAAATGGCCCCCTGATGCGCCAGCGTATCGCGGGCGATATCCTGCGGGGTATACCGCTCCAGCACATCTGCGGACGACAGCCCGCTCACGCCGTGGCTCTCCAGTACAGATATTACCCGCTCCCCGTACACATCCCGCTCCTCACTCCAATCGCACGCCGGGCTCAGATAAGGCGCATTAGCCAGAATGAACAGGTTACTGCCGCCCGCAGGCGCCATCTCAGGCTCGGAATAACCGGAGTGGCATACATATACTGTCGGCTGCTGCGGCGGGCGCTTATGCTGGAAGATATCCTTGAATTCTTGCTCATAGTCCTCCGGGAAAAACACCGTATGATGCAGCAGCGCATCATACGTACGCGGCACGCCCGCCAGCGTTACCAGCCCGGACAGGGAGGGTTCGTACGCTTCAATCCTGCGGTCCGTCATTCCCGGACGAACCGCTTCAGGCAGCAGCATCTTGTTGATGCTCAGGACATCGCCACCGGCTATCACAGTCTTAGCCGGGTAGAAGCCCTGCGCTGTGTCCACACCTTCCACCGCACCGGAGACTACGGAAATCCCTGTTACCTCTATGCCTGTAATCAGCTGCACGCCCAGATTCCGGGCGAGTGAAGAGAGAGCGCTGATTAATTCATAGGTGCCGCCCTTCACCCCGTATACGCCTTCCTGAATCTCCAGATGACCAAGCATAGCGAAGATAGAGGGGGAACGATACGGCGATGATCCGACATAGGTGGCATAGCGCCCCAGCATAGCCAGCGTATTCGGATGGCTGAAGTAGCGGAGGAGCAAGCCGTGCAGGCTGAGAAAAGGCCGGACCCGCACCAGATCCCGCACAAGGGAAGGGGAGAGCTTATCCCTCCAGGATAGCAGCAGCCTGTTCAGGAACTGCTTCTCGCTGAGCTGATACAGCCGCGAGGCTTCCTCCAGAAACTCCGGGAACTTCGCAGCATCTGCCGGGCTGTAGGAGGCCATCTGCTCCCGCATTCGCCCGGTATCCCTTGAGAAATCGACCACCCTGCCGTCGGCGAAGACATTGCGGGTGCGCGGCTCCAGCTCATAGAGCCGGACATAATCCTCCATGCGGGCTCCCGCAAGCTCATAGAGCGAGCGGAAGACATGGGGCATCGTAATCGTACTTGGGCCGCGGTCAAAAGTGTAGCCCCCCGCCTGCACACGCTGCAGCTTGCCGCCGGGCTGCTGCTGGCGTTCCAGCACAGTCACTTCCCAGCCCTCCGCGGCAAGGGTAACCGCACAGGACAGCCCCCCAAATCCGGCGCCTATGATTACTGCCTTCGGTTTCATCCATAACGCCTTCCTTTCCATTCATAGCCTGCACGCGTGCGGCTACCGCGCCAGGACGCCACAGCAATCAGTGACAGGCAGAGTATACCCGCCGGGAGGAGGAGACAGAACCACAACGGCTGCCGTCCGGCAGCATCACTGGTCCGTTTCACGGCCAGACCCGCAAGCAGCGCAGCAGCAGGCCAGAGCGCCGCGCCCGGCTGTCCGCTTAACCCATAATACAGAACGGCGGCAGCGGGCACAGCATACAGCGACAGATACGCAATAAGCACACCCAGCAGCAGCACCGGGCGGCGGCCAATACCGGCATAGATATTCTTCCGGTAGCCCTTCCATACTTGCCTTGCATTGTGGTACATCCTCATGAACACCTGCTCCGTAACATCCATAAGCGCCACTGTCCCGCCTGAACGTTTCACAGCGCGGGCCAGCGCCATGTCATCCACCAGCTCGCTGCGGATGGCTGCATGCCCGCCGCAGCTGTCGTAACTGTCCCGGTGAATCAGAATGAAGCCTCCATGCGCCGCAACAAAGCGCGGATCTCTGGAGCCGCGGACCAGCGGAATGGGCAGGTGGCAGATGATGGTAAAGACCATCAGGGGAACAACCAGCCGCTCCAGCCAAGTTCCAGTCATCTGCCGGGGGAAGCCGGTAATCATGCCGCCGCCCGCTGCTTCAGCAGCAGAGAGGGCCGCCTGAAGCGCCCCTTGCTGAAGACGGACATCTGCGTCCAGGAACAGCAGCCAGTCTCCACTCGCCGCTTCTGCAAGCTGAGCGCAGGCATGGGACTTGCCCAGCCAGCCCTCCGGCAGCTCTCTTCCCTTCAGAACTCTTACTCTGCCGCTGCCCGCCGCTTCGGCAATAGCACCCGTTCCGTCAGTCGATGAATCATCCAGCACAATAATCTCCGCCCCGATACTGCCGGTGCTTGAGGCCAGTACGGAGGAGAGGCAATCCCCAATATTCTCCGCTTCATTCCGGGCAGGGATCAGCACAGACAAGCGCAAGGCCCGAGAGGACGCCGATCCTGGAAGTACCTGCGCCGCTCTTGCTCCTGGCGCTGCCCCCAGCTTAGGGAGCTGCGCTGCATTCCACATTGCGAACACAAGCTGGAGCAGCAGAATAACGGTTACAGCCTGAAAGAACACATTCATCCGCTCCCTCCGCCCGGCCGCAGCAGGTCAAGCCATTCATTGGTTGATCTCCCCCGGCGGAGGAGCGGCCTGAATTCATCCGGCATATAGCCTTGATGGTTAAGCACTTTGCAGCGGTGTGACTCCAGTTGTCCGCCAAGAACAGTCTCCAGCCGCCGGGCGATCGCCGAGCGGTCCATCTCCGCCCAAGGGAGCAGCAGCGGCGCACCGGCCAGCAGTGTAGCTTCCGGCTTGGTATGCCGGAATAGGCCGTGGTATAGCGTCACTGGGACTACCGCCGCCCTCGGACTGAGCCGCAGCGCCAAGGAAGCCCCTTCCTTCAGACTCAGCGGCCGGTGCTCCAGCGGCCGGATTTCCCCTTCAGGGTACATCCAGACACTCTCCCCCGCCTCCAGCAGCCCGGCTGTATAGCGCAGGGAAGCCCGCGCATCTCCTGGACTTCCTGGGTTAATGGAGTACGCGCCAATCTTTCTGAAGAAGGCATACTTACGTAGCTGCTCCTCTTCCATCATGAAATAATGACGCTTCCCCGGCAGCTTCCCCACGGCGTGATAGGCCAGCAGGCCGTCCCACCACGAGCTGTGATTCATGAGGTAGAGAATCCCCCGCCCGGCAGCGGCAGCGGGCTGAAGCTCTCCGCTGATTCCGATGAAGTGGAAATATCTGCGCAGCAGATACATGGAATTATAGCGGTAGAATAACCAGTCAAACCTTCCCGACGGAACGGCTTCCAGCATAGCGTAGACTCCCTTCAGCCAGTGCGGCGCCTGCCACAGCGATCACCGTGCAGGCAGGCAGTCCCTCTGTCAGGCTGATCAGGCCGAACAGGATCAGGATTGCCTGATACAGGCGGGTGCCCCGGCGGGCAGCCAGGCGGGTGAACGGCACGGCCGGGAGCAGCATGGACAAGGCAGCGCCTGCAATCAGCCAGCCGCCGAAATTGCTCCAGGGCACCTGATAGAAGCCACCGCCGCCCTCCCAGTGCCAGAAATTCCTGGCGTGGGCAACAGGATCGAGCACCAGATCCATCAGGACCGTCCAGAAACCAACCTGTACGGCCCGCAGCAGCAGAAGCCGGAGGCCGCGCTGTCCGAAATCATGGCTGATCAGCACGGCATTGCACACCACAGCAATCCAGGCGAAGCCCAGGGTAACCGGCACACCAAATAATAAAGGCCCCAGAATAGTAGAATAATTATAATCCCCAAACAACCGGCCGGAATGCACGCCTACCCATTCGACCGCCATTCCGCCTAACCAGATAAGAGCTGCAGCACACCAGAACCGCTTGGTCATCCGGCCTCCCGAAGAATTGACTGACCAGTCAGACATGAACGGTTTGAATTGCCCCTTGATTACTAAGTCCAACCCGTAGGCACCATAGAATACGAGAAATAATCCGTTAGAGAACTTCAGACTATCCGGAATTCCGAACACGATCAGCAGCAGCGCACCGATGGTATACCAGATCCAAAAAAGAGTTCGGACCATCGTTAGACCACCGCAGTTCTTACACCGGCATAACGCACGACCGTACGCTGGAACATCTGAAGCTTGGCTTCATCGCTGACATAGGATCTTTTGCGGAAAACATCATACCCGTCTGCCTCCACAGCATCCAGAATAGCAGCATAGAAGGATGCGGCAAGTTCAATGGCAAGACCGCTCTCCAAAGGGTACGTATTCACATGCGCAAGTCCTTGCCGGAACCAGTCCAGCGCTTCTGTCCGCAGCTCCTGAATAACAGCGGTGAAATGGTGATTGACTTCTCCGTCCTCCAGCTCCTGCTGGCTGTAACCATGTCTGTCCATCACCTCAAGCGGCACGTATCTGCGTCCTCTCCGGAGATCCTCACCCACATCGCGGATGATATTCACCAGTTGCATTCCTATCCCCAGCGCAATTCCCGAGGTCCGTGCCGCTTCACTCTGATCATCCCGCAGAACAGGCAGCAGCATCTCTCCTACCGTTCCCGCTACAAGATAACAATAATCCTTAAGCTGCTCCATTGTGTCATAGGCTGTGAAGGTAAGATCTCTAAGCTGTCCCTCCATTTGCAAAAGGAACGGCTCACGCTGAAGCTGCGGGAAGCTGCTGAACAGCCAGCGCAGCGCCGGCCAGATGAAATGCCCGTCCGCCTGCTCCAGATTCATGAAATGCTCCCGCAGCTCATGGATGCTGTACGGCGCGCCTTCCGGCTCATCCACACTATCGTCTATAATCCGGCAGAAGGCATAAATAACATGCACCGCTTCACGCCTGGGACTTGGCAGAACATCAAACGCCTTATGGAACGAAGTGGACCCTTTCTTCATCAGTTCCTCACATTGCTGCAGTATCCTTTCATCCATGTACGCTCATCTCCTTTATCATTTCCTGAACGGCAAGCTTCGCTCCCTGCATCACGATTGGCACACCGCCGCCCGGATGGACGGAAGCACCAGCGGCATACAATCCCTTAAGCGGATAAGGCTTCGGCTGGGGCCGGAATACCCCCGACTGGCTCAGCAGCGGTGCAATACCGAAGCTGCCCCCGCCGTACATTCCTTCCTGCTCCGCATCGGCAGGCGTTCTCAATCTGCGCCAGATCACACTCGCGGCAAGTCCGGAGAAGCCCCGCTTCTCGGCATCCGCCATAACCTTATCAGCCAGTGCTCCGGCTATTTCCTCCCAGTTCTTATCCGGTGCCGCCGGGACGGGAACCAGGAAATACAGCACGCTCTGTCCGGGTGGAGCTGCACTATCGTCCAGTGCTGCCGGATTAAATACATAATAAGATGAATCCTGGGGAATTTGTCCCCGGTCAAACAGCTCGTGAAGGCTGCTGTTCAGACTGTCCGGCAGGAAGAATTGGTGCACCAGCGACTCCGGCCAGCGCTTATCCGTGGCTGCATAGATCAGCAGACAGCCCGAGGACGGCTTCCATGTACCGCGTTTTATGGCCTTAGCCGATGCGGCTCTGACCTTATTCTCCGCCACAACCGGTGCCTGTTCCTGCTTGAATACACCGGGAGGCAGCAATTGCTCTACATTCGGGAAATCTCCATTGTACAGAACGGCATCATAGGGAATCGACTGCCCCTGAACAACAACTCCGCAGCAGCGGCTCCCTTCAACAATCAGGGATTCCACCTCGGCACCCGTATGAATCTGTACCCCGCGGTCTTCCAGCTCCCGGCCCATGATTTGCGGCAGCGTGCCGTATCCGCCTTTCAGCATCCAGATGCCGAAGGCATGCTCGGCGTAAGGAAGCATGGTGTAGATGCCCGGTGTGCGGAAGGGGGCTCCTCCAATATAGAGGCTCTGAAGGGAGAAGGCATCCTTAAGCTCCTCATTCCGAAAATACTGGCCGATAGCAGAGCGCAGATTCCGGTAAGCGCGCAAGCGGACCATCAGCGACAGGTTAGCCGGACTGAAGAATTCCCGCCCGCTTGCATACCCCCGCTCCAGGAACGAGCTCCGCCCCTGCGGATACAGCACCGACATGTCCTTCATGAACCGGGTGAAGCCCTTGCCCTCTCCGGGATAGAGCCGGTCAATCTCTTCCGCCTGCGCCGAAGCATCCGCGAATTTGGTCAGCACCCGCCCGCTTCTGAAGTGAACCCGGTAGAGCGGATCACAGTGCAGCAGCTCCAAGCTCGATCGCGGAAGGCCGCCTTCTTCCAGAATACCCAGAAGCATCTCCGGCAGCAGCACGATCGTAGGCCCGCGGTCAATCCGGTAGCCGTCCTGCTCTTCAAAGGCCACACGCCCGCCCGCTTGGGCCGCCCGTTCATAGATCACTACCTCATGCCCCTGACGGGTAAGCAGCAGCGCCGCCGTCAGCCCGCCGATTCCGCTGCCAACGATGGCAATGCGGCTCATAGCGGAACCCCCGCACCTGCGCCGGGCGCGCCTGCCTGTACGGTGAACCGCCCCCGCACAGCCTGGTCATGCTCCCGGAGCAGCCGTGCGCTGATCTTGGCCGACTCGAAGATGGTCGGCAGGCCGCTGCCCGGATGGGTTCCCCCGCCCACCAGCCAGATGCCGCGCACCTCCTCGAAGGTATTATGCGGCCGCAGGTGCATCATCTGCCCGAGATTATGGGCCAGATTGAAGGTAGCCCCGTTATATACATTCTGCTGGTTCTGCCAGTCCAGCGGGGAGAAGAACAGGCTCTCTTCCACTCGTCCTGCAATTCCCGCGAGCTGCGGGATCTGCTGCAGCCGCTCCATCATCCAGTCCTCTACCTCCGCACGCTCCTGCTCCCAGTTGATATCGGCACTCAGATTAGGCACTGGCATCAGCACGTAGAGCGAGGACTTACCGGGAGGCGCCAGTGTCTTATCAATAACGGACGGATTATGAATATAGATAGAAGCATCCTCCGACAGAACGCCCAGCTCAGTGATCTCTCTGACATTACGCCGGTAATCGTCCGCGAAATGAACCGAATGATGACTGAGGTCCACCTCTCCATCCACCCCGAGATAGAGCATGGCGGTGGAGCAGGAATATCTTTTGCGGGCAATCTTGGCAGGGGTATATTTCTTCAGAAGTCCGGGCTCGAACAGCTGTGTCATTGCAGAACCAAAGTCTGCACCAATCACAATATAATCCGCATCCACCTTCTCCCCGTTCTCCAGCAGCAGGCCTGCGGCCTGCCCTTCCTTGACGATAATGCGTTTCACTCCGCTTGCGGTATGGACCCGCCCGCCATGCTCCTGGATGACCTCAGCCATAGCCCGGAGCACACGGTTAATTCCGCCGGCCGGATGATACAGGCCGTAGCGGTGCTCCATGTACGACAGAATCGTGAAGGTGCCGGGACATTCCCATGGCGACATCCCCAGATACTTAGCCTGGAAAGTGAACGAGAACCGCAGCCGCTCGTCATCGAAATAACGGGACAGCCGGTTGTACACAGTGTCTGTAGCGTTCAGCTTGGGCAACGCGTGGAACACATCTCTTTTGACATAATCGCCTAATGATTGGAACGGACGCTGCAGCAGCGGAATCACCCGCTCCAGCTTGTCGGCCTCATCGGCCATGAAGCGGCGGTAGCCGCTGCCGTTGCCGGGGAACAGCCGCTCAATCTCCTCCGCCGTCTGATCCTGGTTCGTAGAAGGCGTAAATACGGTATCTCCAAAATGCAGGGAGTACAGCGGATCAAGCGGCGTAAGCGCAACATAATCATGCACAGAACGCCCGGCCAGAGTGAACAGCTCCTCCAGCAAATGAGGCATCATCAAGAAGGTAGCTCCCCGGTCGAAACGGTAGTCTCCCAGCTTCAATTCTCCTGATCTTCCGCCAACCGCCGCCTGCTGTTCATAAAGATCTACTTCATATCCTTCGGCGGCAAGCAGCATGGCGGCGGCAAGCCCGCCCGGCCCTGCGCCGATTACTGCGACTTTTGCGGTATCTGTGGTTCGGATCAAGCGGCTTCCTCCTTCGTCAAACATTATACAAGAACTATACAATGGTGATACAAATATCATACATACTTTGCCGGGCCATGTAAATATCATCCGCCGCACTTCCAGCAATTTGGTTGCTAGACTTGTCCATAGCAAAAGAACCGGCCAGCCCTATACAAGGGTTCTGACCGGTTCTATGGAATCGCATGCTCTATTAAAATTCACTATAACTGCTGCAAAAGCTACGCCCTATGCCGGCTTCCGGCAAATTCCTGATCGAACCAGGCCTGCCACTGCTCCGGCGGCTCCGCCATCACATAGGTGGCGCTGGTATTTTGGAGGCTGATTCCCTCATAGGCTTTGCCGCCCGCAATGAGTTGCAGCTCCGGGTATAGTCTACCCAACCGTTCGAGCAGCTCCTCCGTATAAGGGACCAGCGTACCATTCGTAACGGACAGGCACACCGCTCCGATCCGCTCTTGCTTCTCCAGCAGCTCCATCACCCCGTCCTCAGGCGTGTTGGCCCCCAGATAGATGACTTCAACCCCGTTCCTGCGCAGGAACAGCGAGAACAGCAGCAGGCCGACCTGGTGATGCTCTCCCGCCGGGCAGAAGGCAAGCACCTTGTGCAGATGGGCATACACCGGGAAGACATGAAAGAACTGGGATAGCCGGTTCGAGATCATATGTGTCATATAATGCTCCTGGGCCACGGTTGCCGTCCCTTGCTCCCAGGCATCACCAACCTTCACCAGAACGGGCACCAGCACCTGATGGACCATCGCCTCATAGCCGTACAGGGAGAACCCGAAATCAATCAGGGCATCCGCCCGCTCACCCTGGATATCAAGCAGCGCTGCATAGATCTGCTGCCTCATTTTGTCCAAGGCATCCTTGGGGTCACCGCCCGCAACGGACAGCCGTTCATCCAGGTCCTTCTGCTTATGCTGCTTCAGCATCCGCACAGCATGTGAGATACTGATGCCCGGTTTATCGGTCTGTTCCTTCAACCAGCGGAGGTCCTCAATATTCTGTTGGTTGTACAGTCTATAGCCGGACTCGGTACGTTCCGGGACGACAGCCTGATACCGGTTCTCCCACGCCCGCAGAGTGACAGAGGGAATATCGAGCATTTCGACGACCTGTTTGATGGAATACACGATGGTTCTCACTCGCTTCCTGTTTACACTGAATACTTTGAAGATTCAAACCTTATACAAATTATTTACACTCATTATACAATCGCTTCCGTGTTATGTCACCAGAACTTGTATGATGCAGCTTGCCGGTACAGTACGGATGAAATGGAGGGCTTTTTGTAACACTAGATTTTTCAGGGATTTTGCACTCAGCTGCTTCACTTCTCCTTAGCGGGCGTTATAGGTATTTACAATGCCGGGCCACCCTATAGCCGCTCTGGCCCGGCAGCAGACCCAGGAGGATGAATATGAATCAAGGCCGCCATCCCGTCACACCCGAACAATTACAGATTACGCTGGCTTCAGGTGCCATTACGGCATCCCGCCACAAGCGCCAGACGCAGCTCTTCCTGCGCCGCCGTTCCAAGCTGCTGCTTGCCCTGATCCTTCTTCTCCTCTGGCTGGCCGGGGTGATGCTCTATCAGACCCATAAGCCGCTGCCGCCCGGACTTTCTGCGGAGAGCCCTGCTTATAAGGTGAATACGGTCGCCTTCTGGCATGATCTGACCTACCAGGACAACAGCGGCAAGCAGGCGAGGGAAGAACAGATTCTGCCCAGAATCCTGCAGATTATTGAAGAGTCCCGGCAGTTCCTCGTGATCGACCTGTTCCTGTTCAATAACTATACTCATACAGACCAGCAGTTCCCCGCTGTCAGCAGACAGCTTACCGATAAGCTGCTTGCCCAGAAAGCCGCTCATCCGGCCATGGAGATCGTCTTCATCACCGATGAGGTGAATACGAATTACGGCTCTGCGCCCAATGCCCTCCTGGAGGAGCTGAGCGCAGCCGGAATTAAGGTTATCCTGACGGATGTGGACGATCTGCGTGATTCGACACCTGCTTATTCGGCGGTCTGGCGTACCTTCATCCAGTGGTTCGGGCAATCCGGCACCGGCTGGATTCCGAATCTGATGGCCAGCGGAGGACCGGATATTACCGCCCGTTCCTATCTGAAGCTGCTGAATGTCAAAGCCAATCACCGCAAGGTCGTGCTGAGTGAGAACACCGCTCTGATCTCCTCCGGCAATGTGCATGACGCCAGCGCTTATCATTCCAACATCGCCCTGGAAGTGCAAGGTCCTATTCAGGAGGATATTCTGCGGAGCGAGCAGGCGGCGGCTAATCTCTCGGGAGCCGGCCCCTTGTTAAGCAAGCCTCCTGAGTTCAAGCAGCCTGCCGCCGCATCCGGTGATGCCCCGCTTGGAGTCCGCTATCTGACCGAAGGCAAGGTGTACAAATATGCCCTGGAAGGAATCGCTGCGGCAGGACCCGGGGATGTCATCTGGATGGGTATGTTCTATCTGGCGGACGACAAAATTATTGATGCCCTGCTTGCCGCAGATGCCCGCGGTGCCCAGGTCAGATTGCTGCTTGATCCTAACCAGAATGCCTTCGGACGGGACAAAATCGGCATCCCGAACCGCCCGGTTGCGATGGACCTGGACCGCCGCTCGGAAGGAAATATCCTGATCCGCTGGTACAACACAGGCGAGGAGCAATATCACAGCAAGCTGCTGTTCATTGCCAAGGCATCAGGCGACTCCATTATCTTGGGCGGATCAACGAACTTCACAGCCCGGAACCTGGATGACTATAATCTGGAGAATGACCTCTGGGTGTCTGTTCCACGGGAGCAGCCATTGTATGCGGAGGTGGAGGGTTACTTCAAGCGGCTATGGAACAACGAGGGGGCTGAGTATAGCCTGCCGCTGAAGGAATATCAGAGTGACGCGACCTGGTTGAAGTACATTCTCTACCGGATACAGACGCGGCTTGGATTCACTACCTTCTGAATGAAAAAAGAAAAAACGGTACCGCGCCCCAAGGGTCGGTACCGTTTTTCATTCTGCTTGTCCGCTTACAGCAGCGGAGACATCAGCCGGGCTGCCGATTCCAGCAGCCGCTCCAGCAGTCTTTTCTCCATGAAGGTCTCATGGACAATCAGCCGCGTGGACTGCAGGTCACGCTCGAAGTCTGCAACAATGCGCGAGACACTCTCGGTCTGCAGCAGCAGCGCGTTCACCTCGAAATTAAGATGGAAGCTGCGCATGTCCATATTGGCCGTTCCGATCGTAGCAATCTCCCCGTCGGCAATCAGCAGCTTGGAGTGGATGAAGCCCTTCTCATATTCATAGATCTTCACGCCGGACTCCAGCAGCGCCGGGAAGTAGGAATGGGAGGCCAGGAACGGAATCCATTTATCCGGCTTGGCCGGGAACAGCAGGCGGACATCCAGCCCCGACATCGCCGCCACACGCAGCGCAGTCAGTATATCCTCATCGGGGATGAAGTAGGGACTGGCGATCCAGACGGATTTTTCCGCTGTAGTTATCATGGAGAAGAAAATATTCTTGAGCGCACGCCGCTCATTATCCGGGCCGCTGGCAATAATCTGCACCGCCCCGTCTCCGGTCGTGAAGCGAAGCTGGGGGGAGAGGTAATCCTGCTCCAGGATTTTCTCACCGGTCGTGTGCATCCAGTCCTGCAGGAAAATAATCTGCATCGTCCGCACCGCTTCGCCCCTCAGCAGCATATGTGTATCCCGCCAGAACCCGTAGGTTTTGCTGCGGCTCAAGTACTCGTCCCCGACATTCAGACCGCCCATGAAGCCGACATCGCCGTCGATGACCACGATTTTGCGGTGATTGCGGTAATTCACCCGGCTGGAGAAAAAGGAGGTCGAGTTGCCGTAAGCAGCCACCTGCACCCCCGCATCACTCAGCTCCTTAAGGAAGGCTCTGGAGAGCTGAATGCTCCCGACCGCATCATACATGAACCGGACCGCCACGCCCGCACGGGCTTTCTCAATCAGAATCTGCTGAATGCGCGTGCCGATATGATCCGCCCGGAAAATATAATATTCCATATGAATATGATGCTGCGCCTGCCGCAGCTCCAGCAGCAGCGTCCCGAAGGTTTCTTCACCGTTCGTTAAGATGCGCGTCTCCGAGCTGAACGAAATCGGCGTCCGGCCCAGTCTCTGCGACAGACCCAGCAGCTTCTGCCGCGCAGGGCTGAACACTGACCAATCCTGATGCATCCGCAGCGCGTCATTCTCAATCCGTTCATAGGCCATGAGATCCCGCTGGGCTTTTTTGTCATACTTGCGCCGTTTGAACACATTCTGCCCGAACAGGAAGTAGAACACCAGCCCCAGCACCGGAATCAGCGCCAGCAGCAGAATCCAGGATACAGTGGTCGAAGGATTGCGGTTCTCCATGAATATACCCAGTCCGATAGAGATGACCGTCAATGTGGAAAAAATACTGATAATGGTTCCGGCTGTGCTGCCGAATATCCCAAATCCAAAATAATAAAAAGCCAGCATAGCCGCTATGATAACCATAGCCTGCAGTCCTCTTCTCATATGTACCCTACCTTCTCATTCCGCCGATTCTCACCAAAATGACACATTTATATCTTACATGAAGAATCCGTTTCTTCCTACTGAAACCTGCAAATTTGTATTGCTGCAGGATATATAATATAATCTCCCTGACCAATCAGTCAAATACAGAACTGTCTAGTCAGAACGGGGGCTTATATCGCCTTGACCGCTAAAAGCATCAACAAAAAAGAGCAAATCATCAAGACCGCCATGCAGCTGTTCGCTGTAAAAGGCTCCTCCTCCACCTCCATGCAGGAAATTGCCGAATTATGCGGGATCTCCAAAGGAAGTCTATA is a window of Paenibacillus sp. FSL H3-0469 DNA encoding:
- the crtI gene encoding phytoene desaturase family protein; protein product: MSRIAIVGSGIGGLTAALLLTRQGHEVVIYERAAQAGGRVAFEEQDGYRIDRGPTIVLLPEMLLGILEEGGLPRSSLELLHCDPLYRVHFRSGRVLTKFADASAQAEEIDRLYPGEGKGFTRFMKDMSVLYPQGRSSFLERGYASGREFFSPANLSLMVRLRAYRNLRSAIGQYFRNEELKDAFSLQSLYIGGAPFRTPGIYTMLPYAEHAFGIWMLKGGYGTLPQIMGRELEDRGVQIHTGAEVESLIVEGSRCCGVVVQGQSIPYDAVLYNGDFPNVEQLLPPGVFKQEQAPVVAENKVRAASAKAIKRGTWKPSSGCLLIYAATDKRWPESLVHQFFLPDSLNSSLHELFDRGQIPQDSSYYVFNPAALDDSAAPPGQSVLYFLVPVPAAPDKNWEEIAGALADKVMADAEKRGFSGLAASVIWRRLRTPADAEQEGMYGGGSFGIAPLLSQSGVFRPQPKPYPLKGLYAAGASVHPGGGVPIVMQGAKLAVQEMIKEMSVHG
- the crtI gene encoding phytoene desaturase family protein — protein: MIRTTDTAKVAVIGAGPGGLAAAMLLAAEGYEVDLYEQQAAVGGRSGELKLGDYRFDRGATFLMMPHLLEELFTLAGRSVHDYVALTPLDPLYSLHFGDTVFTPSTNQDQTAEEIERLFPGNGSGYRRFMADEADKLERVIPLLQRPFQSLGDYVKRDVFHALPKLNATDTVYNRLSRYFDDERLRFSFTFQAKYLGMSPWECPGTFTILSYMEHRYGLYHPAGGINRVLRAMAEVIQEHGGRVHTASGVKRIIVKEGQAAGLLLENGEKVDADYIVIGADFGSAMTQLFEPGLLKKYTPAKIARKRYSCSTAMLYLGVDGEVDLSHHSVHFADDYRRNVREITELGVLSEDASIYIHNPSVIDKTLAPPGKSSLYVLMPVPNLSADINWEQERAEVEDWMMERLQQIPQLAGIAGRVEESLFFSPLDWQNQQNVYNGATFNLAHNLGQMMHLRPHNTFEEVRGIWLVGGGTHPGSGLPTIFESAKISARLLREHDQAVRGRFTVQAGAPGAGAGVPL
- a CDS encoding MerR family transcriptional regulator: MRTIVYSIKQVVEMLDIPSVTLRAWENRYQAVVPERTESGYRLYNQQNIEDLRWLKEQTDKPGISISHAVRMLKQHKQKDLDERLSVAGGDPKDALDKMRQQIYAALLDIQGERADALIDFGFSLYGYEAMVHQVLVPVLVKVGDAWEQGTATVAQEHYMTHMISNRLSQFFHVFPVYAHLHKVLAFCPAGEHHQVGLLLFSLFLRRNGVEVIYLGANTPEDGVMELLEKQERIGAVCLSVTNGTLVPYTEELLERLGRLYPELQLIAGGKAYEGISLQNTSATYVMAEPPEQWQAWFDQEFAGSRHRA
- a CDS encoding phospholipase D family protein; amino-acid sequence: MNQGRHPVTPEQLQITLASGAITASRHKRQTQLFLRRRSKLLLALILLLLWLAGVMLYQTHKPLPPGLSAESPAYKVNTVAFWHDLTYQDNSGKQAREEQILPRILQIIEESRQFLVIDLFLFNNYTHTDQQFPAVSRQLTDKLLAQKAAHPAMEIVFITDEVNTNYGSAPNALLEELSAAGIKVILTDVDDLRDSTPAYSAVWRTFIQWFGQSGTGWIPNLMASGGPDITARSYLKLLNVKANHRKVVLSENTALISSGNVHDASAYHSNIALEVQGPIQEDILRSEQAAANLSGAGPLLSKPPEFKQPAAASGDAPLGVRYLTEGKVYKYALEGIAAAGPGDVIWMGMFYLADDKIIDALLAADARGAQVRLLLDPNQNAFGRDKIGIPNRPVAMDLDRRSEGNILIRWYNTGEEQYHSKLLFIAKASGDSIILGGSTNFTARNLDDYNLENDLWVSVPREQPLYAEVEGYFKRLWNNEGAEYSLPLKEYQSDATWLKYILYRIQTRLGFTTF
- the cls gene encoding cardiolipin synthase; protein product: MRRGLQAMVIIAAMLAFYYFGFGIFGSTAGTIISIFSTLTVISIGLGIFMENRNPSTTVSWILLLALIPVLGLVFYFLFGQNVFKRRKYDKKAQRDLMAYERIENDALRMHQDWSVFSPARQKLLGLSQRLGRTPISFSSETRILTNGEETFGTLLLELRQAQHHIHMEYYIFRADHIGTRIQQILIEKARAGVAVRFMYDAVGSIQLSRAFLKELSDAGVQVAAYGNSTSFFSSRVNYRNHRKIVVIDGDVGFMGGLNVGDEYLSRSKTYGFWRDTHMLLRGEAVRTMQIIFLQDWMHTTGEKILEQDYLSPQLRFTTGDGAVQIIASGPDNERRALKNIFFSMITTAEKSVWIASPYFIPDEDILTALRVAAMSGLDVRLLFPAKPDKWIPFLASHSYFPALLESGVKIYEYEKGFIHSKLLIADGEIATIGTANMDMRSFHLNFEVNALLLQTESVSRIVADFERDLQSTRLIVHETFMEKRLLERLLESAARLMSPLL